Proteins encoded within one genomic window of Streptomyces sp. NBC_00523:
- a CDS encoding PhzF family phenazine biosynthesis protein, which translates to MSDLPEILRYTAFSADPEGGNPAGVVLDASGLDEAAMLAVAADLGYSETAFLTGRTEAAEPGARGYAVRYFSPKAEVPFCGHATVAAALALAERDGPGEVEFATPAGTVPVTVVREGDELRATLTSVEPRVEDVAAGDLAEALAALDWPAADLDPALPPRIAYAGARHLVLAAGTRERLAALDYDFARLEALMHRLDLTTVQLVWRASDAVFHVRDPFPVGGVVEDPATGAAAAAFGAYLRELALVPEAAVLTLHQGEDMGRPGTLTVTLGAGDARVRVSGTGTRLPDPA; encoded by the coding sequence ATGAGCGACCTTCCCGAGATCCTGCGCTACACCGCCTTCTCCGCCGACCCCGAGGGCGGCAACCCCGCCGGGGTGGTGCTCGACGCCTCCGGTCTCGACGAGGCGGCCATGCTGGCCGTGGCGGCGGACCTCGGCTACAGCGAGACCGCGTTCCTGACCGGGCGGACCGAGGCGGCGGAGCCCGGTGCGCGCGGTTACGCGGTCCGCTACTTCAGCCCGAAGGCCGAGGTGCCGTTCTGCGGTCACGCCACGGTCGCCGCCGCCCTCGCGCTCGCCGAGCGGGACGGGCCGGGCGAGGTGGAGTTCGCCACCCCCGCCGGTACGGTGCCGGTCACCGTGGTCCGCGAGGGCGACGAGCTGCGGGCGACGCTGACCAGCGTGGAACCGCGCGTCGAGGACGTGGCCGCGGGCGACCTCGCGGAGGCGCTGGCCGCGCTGGACTGGCCGGCCGCCGACCTGGACCCGGCCCTGCCGCCCCGGATCGCGTACGCCGGGGCCCGGCACCTCGTGCTGGCGGCGGGCACCCGGGAGCGGCTGGCCGCGCTGGACTACGACTTCGCGCGCCTGGAAGCGCTGATGCACCGGCTGGACCTGACGACCGTGCAGCTGGTGTGGCGGGCCTCCGACGCGGTGTTCCACGTCCGCGACCCGTTCCCGGTCGGCGGTGTGGTGGAGGACCCGGCGACGGGTGCGGCGGCGGCCGCGTTCGGAGCGTACCTGCGGGAGCTGGCCCTCGTGCCGGAGGCCGCCGTGCTGACCCTGCACCAGGGCGAGGACATGGGCCGCCCCGGCACGCTCACCGTGACGCTGGGCGCGGGCGACGCGCGGGTGCGGGTGAGCGGGACGGGCACCCGGCTGCCGGACCCGGCCTGA
- a CDS encoding SDR family oxidoreductase: MSNNLLNTAENSPSKVAVVTGAGSGIGRAVALALAGAGWSVALAGRRPDALAETAALAGEHARVITVPADVTRPEDVDALFSSVREWAGHLGLLFNNAGTFGPGGPVEELAYEDWRAVVDVNLTGAFLCAQAAYRQMKEQDPQGGRIINNGSISAHTPRPHSVAYTATKHAITGLTKSLSLDGRPYRIACGQIDIGNAATEMTERMRTGTLQANGELAVEPVMAAGDVARTVLHMAELPLEANVQFATVMATAMPYVGRG; the protein is encoded by the coding sequence ATGAGCAACAATCTGTTGAATACCGCGGAGAACTCCCCGTCGAAGGTGGCGGTGGTCACGGGTGCCGGGTCCGGGATCGGCCGCGCGGTGGCGCTCGCGCTCGCCGGGGCGGGCTGGTCGGTGGCGCTCGCGGGCCGCCGGCCGGACGCCCTGGCCGAGACGGCGGCCCTGGCCGGGGAGCACGCCCGGGTGATCACCGTCCCGGCCGACGTGACCCGCCCCGAGGACGTGGACGCGCTGTTCTCCTCCGTACGGGAGTGGGCCGGCCACCTCGGTCTGCTCTTCAACAACGCGGGGACGTTCGGCCCCGGCGGGCCCGTCGAGGAGCTGGCGTACGAGGACTGGCGCGCGGTGGTCGACGTCAACCTGACGGGGGCGTTCCTGTGCGCGCAGGCGGCGTACCGGCAGATGAAGGAGCAGGACCCGCAGGGCGGACGGATCATCAACAACGGTTCCATCTCCGCGCACACCCCGCGCCCGCACTCGGTGGCGTACACCGCGACGAAGCACGCGATCACCGGCCTGACGAAGTCGCTGTCGCTGGACGGGCGTCCGTACCGCATCGCCTGCGGCCAGATCGACATCGGGAACGCGGCGACGGAGATGACCGAACGGATGCGGACGGGCACCCTCCAGGCCAATGGCGAACTCGCCGTGGAGCCGGTGATGGCGGCCGGTGACGTGGCCCGCACGGTGCTGCACATGGCGGAGCTGCCCCTGGAGGCGAACGTCCAGTTCGCGACGGTGATGGCAACGGCGATGCCGTACGTGGGACGGGGCTGA
- a CDS encoding alkaline phosphatase D family protein — protein sequence MTHSSPQQELRDAARHTDRRRFLTVTGAAAALAFSVGLPAAGTAGAREMEARRIGEDPFTLGVASGDPLPGSVLLWTRLAPRPFEPGSGLPDARVEVRWELAYDERFHRVVRRGTTYAHPEFNHSVHVEVQGLAPDRVLYYRFRAGQWTSPAGRTRTAPAPGARKRELALAAVSCQAYHDGYFTAYKHLAQEDVDVVFHLGDYLYEYAVTATGGARNYTDRTLPALFNRETETLEDYRLRYALYKSDPDLRAAHAAHPFVVTWDDHETENNYAGDIPENDVPPEEFLIRRAAAYRAYWENQPLRTPQRPTGPDMRLYRRLSFGRLAQFDVLDTRQYRSDQAYGDGWQTPGPESEDPKRTLTGATQERWLIDGWRHSHATWNVVPQQVTFAQRRDVPTDAFKLSMDSWDGYPASRDRILQGAERVGVDNLMVLTGDVHVSYGFDIKRDFDDPASRTIGTEIVTTSITSGKDGSEKPSNYNNLMAANPHLKFYNGRRGYAVVTLQERAARADFRTVSAVTTPGAPVTTAGSYVTEAGRPGLKPA from the coding sequence ATGACGCACTCATCGCCACAGCAGGAGCTGCGCGACGCCGCCCGGCACACCGACCGCCGCCGCTTTCTCACCGTCACCGGAGCCGCCGCCGCGCTCGCCTTCTCGGTCGGCCTGCCCGCCGCCGGGACGGCCGGCGCCCGCGAGATGGAGGCCCGGAGGATCGGCGAGGACCCGTTCACGCTCGGCGTCGCGTCCGGCGACCCGCTGCCCGGCTCCGTGCTGCTCTGGACCCGGCTCGCGCCCCGTCCGTTCGAACCCGGCAGCGGCCTCCCCGACGCCCGCGTCGAGGTCCGCTGGGAGCTGGCGTACGACGAGCGGTTCCACCGCGTCGTCCGGCGCGGCACCACGTACGCCCACCCGGAGTTCAACCACAGCGTCCACGTCGAGGTGCAGGGCCTCGCCCCGGACCGCGTCCTCTACTACCGCTTCCGCGCCGGACAGTGGACGAGCCCCGCCGGCCGCACCCGTACGGCACCGGCGCCCGGCGCCCGCAAGCGGGAACTGGCCCTGGCCGCCGTCTCCTGCCAGGCGTACCACGACGGCTACTTCACCGCGTACAAGCACCTCGCGCAGGAGGACGTGGATGTCGTCTTCCACCTCGGCGACTACCTCTACGAGTACGCCGTCACCGCGACCGGCGGCGCCCGCAACTACACCGACCGCACGCTGCCCGCGCTGTTCAACCGGGAGACGGAGACGCTGGAGGACTACCGGCTGCGGTACGCCCTCTACAAGTCCGACCCGGACCTGCGCGCCGCCCACGCCGCGCACCCCTTCGTCGTCACCTGGGACGACCACGAGACCGAGAACAACTACGCGGGCGACATCCCCGAGAACGACGTGCCGCCGGAGGAGTTCCTGATCCGCCGGGCCGCCGCCTACCGCGCGTACTGGGAGAACCAGCCGCTGCGCACGCCCCAGCGGCCGACCGGCCCCGACATGCGGCTCTACCGCCGCCTGAGCTTCGGCCGGCTCGCCCAGTTCGACGTGCTCGACACCCGGCAGTACCGCAGCGACCAGGCGTACGGCGACGGCTGGCAGACGCCCGGACCGGAGTCCGAGGACCCGAAGCGCACGCTGACCGGCGCCACCCAGGAGCGCTGGCTCATCGACGGCTGGCGCCACTCGCACGCCACCTGGAACGTCGTGCCGCAGCAGGTCACCTTCGCCCAGCGGCGCGACGTGCCCACCGACGCGTTCAAGCTGTCCATGGACTCCTGGGACGGCTACCCGGCCTCCCGCGACCGCATCCTGCAGGGTGCCGAGCGCGTCGGCGTGGACAACCTCATGGTCCTCACCGGCGATGTGCACGTCAGCTACGGCTTCGACATCAAGCGGGACTTCGACGACCCGGCGTCGCGCACGATCGGCACCGAGATCGTCACCACGTCCATCACCAGCGGGAAGGACGGCTCCGAGAAGCCGTCCAACTACAACAACCTGATGGCGGCCAACCCGCACCTGAAGTTCTACAACGGGCGCCGCGGCTACGCCGTCGTCACCCTCCAGGAGCGGGCGGCCCGCGCCGACTTCCGTACGGTGTCCGCCGTCACCACGCCGGGCGCCCCCGTCACCACCGCCGGCTCCTACGTCACCGAGGCCGGCCGCCCGGGCCTCAAGCCCGCCTAG
- a CDS encoding Gfo/Idh/MocA family protein, with amino-acid sequence MSRTVRWGVLATGGIAATFTADLQALPGAEVVAVASRSDASARAFAERFGIPRAYGDWAGLVADDEVDVVYVATPHSAHREAAALALEAGKHVLCEKAFTLNEREARELVKLARDRGVFLMEAMWTYCNPVIRRLTELVRDGAIGEIRTVQADFGFAADLGPEHRLRDPRLGGGALLDLGVYPVSFAQLLLGEPDRVQADALLSPEGVDLNTGMLLGWDSGANALLSCSIVGHHPTAATVIGTAGRIDIPHSFFHPEGFVLHRTGAEPEEITSGPGPQGLSGMQYEAVEVMRAVLAGETESPLVPLEGSLAVMRTLDAVRDRIGVRYPVDAV; translated from the coding sequence ATGAGCAGGACTGTCCGTTGGGGCGTGCTGGCGACCGGTGGGATCGCGGCGACGTTCACCGCCGATCTGCAGGCACTGCCCGGTGCGGAGGTGGTGGCCGTGGCGTCCCGCTCGGACGCCTCGGCACGGGCGTTCGCGGAGCGGTTCGGGATACCGAGGGCGTACGGCGACTGGGCGGGTCTGGTCGCGGACGACGAGGTCGACGTGGTGTACGTGGCCACGCCGCACTCCGCGCACCGGGAGGCCGCCGCGCTCGCGCTGGAGGCCGGGAAGCACGTGCTGTGCGAGAAGGCGTTCACGCTGAACGAGCGCGAGGCGCGGGAGCTGGTGAAGCTGGCCCGGGACCGCGGGGTCTTCCTGATGGAAGCGATGTGGACCTACTGCAACCCCGTGATCCGGCGCCTCACCGAGCTGGTGCGGGACGGGGCGATCGGCGAGATCCGGACCGTGCAGGCCGACTTCGGCTTCGCGGCGGACCTGGGCCCGGAGCACCGGCTGCGCGATCCCCGGCTGGGCGGCGGGGCGCTGCTGGACCTGGGCGTGTACCCGGTGTCGTTCGCGCAGCTGCTGCTGGGCGAGCCGGACCGGGTGCAGGCGGACGCCCTGCTGTCGCCGGAGGGCGTGGACCTGAACACCGGGATGCTGCTGGGCTGGGACTCGGGGGCCAACGCGCTGCTGTCCTGCTCGATCGTCGGGCACCACCCGACGGCCGCGACGGTGATCGGGACGGCCGGGCGGATCGACATCCCGCACAGCTTCTTCCACCCGGAGGGCTTCGTGCTGCACCGGACGGGCGCCGAGCCGGAGGAGATCACCTCGGGCCCGGGTCCGCAGGGGCTCTCGGGGATGCAGTACGAGGCGGTCGAGGTGATGCGCGCGGTCCTGGCGGGCGAGACGGAGTCCCCGCTCGTCCCGCTGGAGGGTTCGCTCGCGGTGATGCGGACGCTCGACGCGGTCCGTGACCGCATCGGCGTCCGCTATCCCGTGGATGCCGTCTAG
- a CDS encoding MerR family transcriptional regulator, with protein MSYSVGQVAAFAGVTVRTLHHYDKAGLLSPSGRSRAGYRLYGEADLVRLQQILFYRELGFPLDEIAAIFQDPRAGVLDHLRARQEQLEAEIARLRRLSEVARQAIEVERTGVELTPQERFEVFGEITADLSYATEAALKWADSPGQRESMARAAAHTKEDWRRLMGEATAWRAELLAAFDDGEPSDGERAMDLAEEHRLHISRWFTACPPAMHRRIADDFAADPRAFALVVPPSQQRPGLAAYLGKAVHANAARRTDEPEENR; from the coding sequence ATGAGCTATTCCGTGGGGCAGGTGGCGGCCTTCGCCGGAGTGACGGTGCGCACGCTGCACCACTACGACAAGGCGGGGCTGCTCTCGCCCAGCGGGCGCAGCCGGGCCGGCTACCGGCTCTACGGCGAGGCGGACCTGGTCCGGCTCCAGCAGATCCTCTTCTACCGCGAACTGGGCTTCCCGCTGGACGAGATCGCCGCGATCTTCCAGGACCCGCGGGCCGGTGTCCTGGACCACTTGCGGGCCCGGCAGGAGCAGCTGGAGGCGGAGATCGCCAGGCTCCGGCGGCTCTCCGAGGTGGCCCGGCAGGCGATCGAGGTGGAGCGGACCGGGGTCGAGCTGACCCCGCAGGAGCGCTTCGAGGTGTTCGGCGAGATCACCGCCGACCTGAGTTACGCCACCGAGGCGGCGCTCAAGTGGGCGGACTCACCGGGGCAGCGGGAGTCGATGGCCCGGGCCGCCGCGCACACCAAGGAGGACTGGCGGCGACTCATGGGCGAGGCCACGGCCTGGCGCGCGGAGCTGCTGGCGGCCTTCGACGACGGCGAGCCGAGCGACGGCGAACGGGCCATGGACCTCGCCGAGGAGCACCGGCTGCACATCTCCCGCTGGTTCACCGCCTGCCCGCCCGCCATGCACCGGCGCATCGCGGACGACTTCGCCGCCGACCCACGCGCCTTCGCGCTGGTCGTACCGCCGTCCCAGCAGCGCCCCGGCCTGGCCGCGTACCTGGGCAAGGCCGTCCACGCCAACGCGGCCCGGCGGACCGATGAGCCCGAGGAGAACCGATGA
- a CDS encoding basic amino acid/polyamine antiporter, whose product MSAVTEEQPHTAKLSLMTLSALVVGSMVGAGVFSLPRRFAEETGVAGALIAWTIAGTGMLMLAFAFQSLAVRRPDLDAGVYAYAKAGFGEYLGFFSAFGYWASACVGNVTYWVLIMSTIGTLWPALGDGDTVLAAALSSVGLWGFFLLIRRGVKEAAAINRIVTVAKVVPILVFVVLALFYLDTGVFADNWGGADYAGSLFDQVRGTMLATVFVFLGVEGASVYSRHAKRRKDVGRATVLGFLSVFAVFASVTIVSYGIMPMSEIAGLRQPSMAGVLEHAVGTWGTVFVSVGLIVSVLGAYLAWTLMAAEVLYVAAQDHDMPRFLRRATADDVPVPALVMTTVLVQVVLVVTLLSDDAFNFALDMTSALTLIPFLLAAAFALKIALTTDPLAQGRTTGRDLAVAVLATVYTAFLLYAAGLRFVLLSFIVYAPATILFVMARREQGRRPFSPRELLICAVSVAGAVMGVIALAAGWISL is encoded by the coding sequence ATGTCCGCAGTCACCGAGGAGCAGCCGCACACGGCGAAGCTCTCGCTGATGACGCTGTCCGCGCTGGTCGTCGGCTCCATGGTCGGCGCGGGCGTGTTCTCGCTGCCCCGCCGCTTCGCGGAGGAGACCGGGGTCGCGGGGGCGCTGATCGCCTGGACCATCGCGGGCACGGGCATGCTGATGCTGGCCTTCGCCTTCCAGTCCCTGGCGGTGCGCCGCCCGGACCTGGACGCCGGGGTGTACGCGTACGCGAAGGCCGGGTTCGGCGAATACCTCGGGTTCTTCTCGGCGTTCGGCTACTGGGCGAGCGCCTGCGTCGGCAATGTGACGTACTGGGTGCTGATCATGTCGACCATCGGCACGCTCTGGCCGGCGCTCGGCGACGGGGACACCGTGCTCGCCGCGGCACTGTCCTCGGTCGGGCTGTGGGGCTTCTTCCTGCTGATCCGCCGGGGCGTCAAGGAGGCCGCGGCGATCAACCGCATCGTCACGGTCGCCAAGGTCGTCCCGATCCTGGTCTTCGTCGTGCTGGCGCTGTTCTACCTGGACACCGGTGTGTTCGCCGACAACTGGGGCGGCGCCGACTACGCGGGCTCGCTGTTCGACCAGGTGCGGGGCACCATGCTGGCCACCGTCTTCGTCTTCCTCGGCGTCGAGGGCGCCAGCGTCTACTCCCGCCACGCCAAGCGCCGCAAGGACGTCGGGCGGGCCACGGTCCTCGGCTTCCTCAGCGTCTTCGCCGTCTTCGCCTCGGTCACCATCGTCTCGTACGGCATCATGCCGATGAGCGAGATCGCCGGACTGCGCCAGCCCTCGATGGCGGGCGTCCTGGAGCACGCCGTCGGCACCTGGGGCACGGTCTTCGTCAGCGTCGGCCTGATCGTCTCCGTCCTCGGCGCCTATCTGGCCTGGACGCTGATGGCCGCCGAGGTGCTGTACGTGGCCGCGCAGGACCACGACATGCCGCGCTTCCTGCGCCGCGCCACCGCCGACGACGTGCCGGTCCCGGCCCTGGTCATGACGACCGTGCTGGTCCAGGTGGTGCTGGTCGTCACGCTGCTCTCGGACGACGCGTTCAACTTCGCGCTGGACATGACGAGCGCGCTGACGCTCATCCCGTTCCTGCTGGCGGCCGCGTTCGCGCTGAAGATCGCGCTCACGACGGACCCGCTGGCCCAGGGGCGGACGACCGGGCGCGACCTCGCCGTCGCCGTGCTCGCCACCGTCTACACGGCGTTCCTGCTGTACGCGGCCGGGCTCCGGTTCGTCCTGCTCTCCTTCATCGTCTACGCCCCCGCCACGATCCTGTTCGTCATGGCCCGCCGCGAGCAGGGGCGGCGCCCCTTCTCCCCCCGCGAGCTGCTGATCTGCGCCGTCTCGGTGGCCGGTGCGGTCATGGGCGTGATCGCCCTGGCGGCCGGCTGGATCAGCCTCTGA
- a CDS encoding VOC family protein: MSVHRVVPNIPVEAGTDASALRANSAFYGLLGFEEVMNHGWIMTLASPTQPAAQISFMTKDETGPVNPDLSVEVADVDAVHAALVREGAEIVYGPHDEEWGVRRFFVRDPNGRVVNVLTHR; this comes from the coding sequence ATGTCCGTGCACCGTGTGGTCCCCAACATCCCGGTGGAGGCCGGGACGGACGCGTCCGCCCTGCGGGCCAACAGCGCCTTCTACGGCCTGCTCGGCTTCGAGGAGGTCATGAACCATGGCTGGATCATGACCCTTGCCTCGCCCACCCAGCCGGCCGCCCAGATCAGCTTCATGACCAAGGACGAAACCGGCCCGGTCAACCCGGACCTCAGCGTGGAGGTGGCCGACGTGGACGCGGTGCACGCCGCGCTCGTCCGCGAGGGGGCCGAGATCGTGTACGGCCCGCACGACGAGGAGTGGGGTGTCCGCCGCTTCTTCGTACGCGACCCGAACGGCCGCGTGGTCAACGTACTGACGCACCGCTGA
- a CDS encoding multidrug effflux MFS transporter — protein MPESGVSRAQQIRTTDTAPQGAPLPGKATAAARRTGLLVTLVLGGLTALPPLSMDMYLPALPAVTDSLHAPAATVQLTLTACLTGMALGQVVVGPMSDRWGRRRPLLLGMAVYVLATALCIFAPSAGLLIAFRLIQGLAGAAGIVISRAVVRDMYDGVAMARFFSTLMLISGVAPVIAPVIGGQVLRLTDWRGIFGVLTGVGLLLTFVVWKWLGETLPPAERHTGGIGDALRTMRGLLADRVFTGYMIAGSLAFAALFAYVSASPFVIQEIYGASPQTFSLLFGINSVGLITVGQINGKLLVGRVSLDKALTFGLVVIVAAATALLLMTSGVFGDVGLVPVAAGLFVLMSAMGLAMPNTNAQALMRTKHAAGSASALLGTSQFLIGAIASPLVGIAGEETAVPMAVVQLVCAAGALVCFLGLCRPQGVSPRP, from the coding sequence ATGCCGGAGAGCGGCGTCAGCCGGGCCCAGCAGATACGCACCACCGACACCGCCCCGCAAGGGGCACCCCTTCCCGGCAAGGCCACTGCCGCCGCCCGGCGCACCGGCCTCCTCGTCACCCTCGTCCTCGGCGGCCTCACGGCGCTCCCGCCGCTGTCGATGGACATGTACCTCCCGGCGCTCCCCGCCGTCACCGACTCGCTGCACGCACCCGCCGCCACGGTCCAGCTCACCCTGACCGCCTGCCTCACCGGCATGGCGCTCGGCCAGGTCGTCGTCGGACCGATGAGCGACCGCTGGGGCAGGCGCCGCCCGCTGCTCCTCGGCATGGCCGTCTACGTGCTGGCCACCGCGCTCTGCATCTTCGCCCCGTCCGCCGGACTCCTCATCGCCTTCCGCCTGATCCAGGGCCTCGCGGGCGCGGCCGGCATCGTCATCTCCCGTGCCGTGGTCCGCGACATGTACGACGGCGTCGCGATGGCCCGGTTCTTCTCGACGCTGATGCTGATCTCCGGCGTCGCTCCCGTCATCGCCCCGGTCATCGGCGGCCAGGTCCTGCGGCTCACCGACTGGCGCGGCATCTTCGGCGTGCTGACCGGCGTCGGCCTGCTGCTCACCTTCGTCGTCTGGAAGTGGCTCGGCGAGACCCTGCCGCCCGCCGAGCGCCACACCGGAGGCATCGGCGACGCCCTGCGCACCATGCGCGGCCTGCTCGCCGACCGCGTCTTCACCGGCTACATGATCGCGGGCAGCCTCGCCTTCGCCGCCCTGTTCGCGTACGTCAGCGCCTCGCCGTTCGTCATCCAGGAGATCTACGGCGCCTCACCGCAGACCTTCAGCCTGCTCTTCGGCATCAACTCCGTCGGGTTGATCACGGTCGGCCAGATCAACGGCAAGCTGCTCGTCGGCCGGGTCAGCCTGGACAAGGCCCTCACCTTCGGGCTCGTCGTCATCGTGGCCGCCGCGACCGCGCTGCTCCTGATGACCTCCGGGGTCTTCGGCGACGTCGGGCTCGTGCCGGTGGCCGCCGGGCTCTTCGTGTTGATGTCGGCGATGGGTCTCGCGATGCCCAACACCAACGCCCAGGCGCTGATGCGCACCAAGCACGCCGCAGGCTCCGCCTCCGCGCTGCTCGGCACCTCGCAGTTCCTGATCGGCGCCATCGCCTCCCCGCTCGTCGGGATCGCCGGCGAGGAGACCGCGGTCCCGATGGCCGTCGTCCAGCTGGTCTGCGCGGCCGGAGCCCTCGTCTGCTTCCTGGGCCTGTGCCGCCCCCAGGGGGTGTCTCCCCGGCCATGA
- a CDS encoding glycosyltransferase has translation MRILIAAAGSRGDVAPYTGLGAALCAAGHDVTLATTDTFAPLVRAAGLDFRALPGNPAQGGGGSGGKRELMRAASAFIAGLGQGFADAMTDGTDLLLLSATTAPLAWHLTEATGTPGIGVYLQPTAPTGDFPPVVMGTRSLGRPGNRLAGRFALRMTDRLYAPAVTALRERLGLPPATPSATRRRQERADWPVLHGFSTVLVPRPADWRPGLRVVGNWWPHHDPDAQLPPELADFLSAGAPPVLIGFGSMAAGEGERLSELAVRALRRAGLRGVLQSGSAGLAAEGDDVLTVGDVPHALLFPHLAAVVHHAGAGTSAAALRAGVPAVTVPVTADQPFWAGRLAAIGAADEPIPFRALTADRLADALDRVVRQRVHREAAAKAAQRMVAEDGAEAAVEAVRRLSGASVR, from the coding sequence ATGAGAATTCTGATCGCCGCCGCCGGATCGCGCGGTGACGTCGCCCCCTACACGGGCCTGGGCGCCGCACTCTGCGCGGCCGGCCACGACGTCACCCTCGCCACGACGGATACCTTCGCGCCCCTGGTCCGCGCCGCCGGGCTGGACTTCCGCGCCCTCCCGGGCAACCCGGCGCAGGGCGGCGGCGGGAGCGGCGGCAAGCGGGAACTCATGCGGGCCGCCTCCGCGTTCATCGCCGGCCTGGGCCAGGGGTTCGCCGACGCGATGACCGACGGCACGGACCTGCTGCTGCTCTCGGCCACGACCGCCCCGCTGGCCTGGCACCTCACCGAGGCCACCGGCACCCCCGGCATCGGCGTGTACCTCCAGCCCACCGCGCCAACCGGCGACTTCCCGCCCGTCGTCATGGGCACCCGCTCCCTGGGCCGCCCCGGCAACCGCCTGGCCGGGCGCTTCGCGCTCCGCATGACCGACCGCCTGTACGCCCCGGCGGTGACCGCGCTCCGCGAACGGCTCGGGCTGCCCCCGGCCACGCCCTCCGCCACGCGCCGCCGCCAGGAGCGCGCCGACTGGCCCGTGCTGCACGGCTTCAGCACCGTCCTGGTGCCCCGGCCCGCCGACTGGCGCCCCGGCCTGCGCGTGGTCGGCAACTGGTGGCCGCACCACGACCCGGACGCGCAACTGCCGCCGGAGCTGGCGGACTTCCTGAGCGCGGGAGCGCCGCCCGTCCTCATCGGCTTCGGCAGCATGGCGGCCGGCGAGGGGGAACGGCTCAGCGAGCTCGCCGTACGGGCCCTGCGCCGCGCGGGCCTGCGCGGCGTCCTCCAGTCCGGCAGCGCCGGTCTGGCCGCCGAGGGCGACGACGTGCTCACCGTCGGGGACGTACCGCACGCCCTGCTGTTCCCGCACCTGGCCGCCGTGGTCCACCACGCCGGGGCCGGGACCTCGGCCGCCGCGCTGCGGGCCGGGGTCCCCGCGGTGACCGTGCCCGTGACCGCCGACCAGCCGTTCTGGGCCGGACGCCTCGCCGCCATCGGCGCCGCCGACGAGCCGATCCCCTTCCGCGCCCTCACCGCCGACCGCCTCGCCGACGCCCTCGACCGCGTGGTGCGGCAGCGGGTCCACCGGGAGGCGGCCGCGAAGGCGGCGCAGCGGATGGTCGCGGAGGACGGGGCGGAGGCGGCGGTGGAGGCGGTGCGGCGGCTCAGCGGTGCGTCAGTACGTTGA
- a CDS encoding ScbA/BarX family gamma-butyrolactone biosynthesis protein — protein sequence MAHRPDARDLFPTGVARLGDTRFCVPARWPRAHRFFAPVAGHQDPLLIAETMRQAAMLVCHAELGVPLGDAFVMWELRYTTAAGQLVLGDDPWDVMVEVNCSDVRRRGSGLASMRVDFVLRRGGAVLAVCGSRISCTSAAAYRRLRGDRSAAVAAPPLPALAPRTAGRAAERDVVLAPPVAPGRWPLRLDTGHPTLFGRPNDHVPGILLLEAARQAANATVPGFLPVTLRSDFLRYVELDRPCWIEATTAPGGVRVRAVQDGEPVFTCTLGEAGGPGLPDA from the coding sequence ATGGCCCACCGTCCGGACGCCCGGGACCTCTTCCCGACCGGCGTGGCCCGGCTGGGCGACACCCGGTTCTGCGTGCCCGCGCGCTGGCCGCGCGCCCACCGCTTCTTCGCCCCCGTCGCCGGCCACCAGGACCCGTTGCTGATTGCGGAAACGATGCGGCAGGCGGCCATGCTGGTCTGCCACGCCGAACTCGGGGTGCCGCTCGGCGACGCGTTCGTGATGTGGGAGCTGCGCTACACCACCGCCGCCGGACAGCTCGTGCTCGGCGACGACCCGTGGGACGTCATGGTCGAGGTGAACTGCTCCGACGTCCGCCGCCGGGGGAGCGGCCTCGCCTCGATGCGCGTCGACTTCGTGCTGCGCCGGGGCGGGGCGGTGCTCGCCGTCTGCGGCTCGCGGATCAGCTGTACCTCGGCCGCCGCCTACCGCCGCCTGCGCGGCGACCGGTCCGCCGCCGTCGCCGCGCCCCCGCTCCCGGCGCTCGCGCCGCGCACCGCGGGCCGCGCCGCCGAGCGGGACGTCGTCCTCGCGCCCCCCGTCGCGCCCGGGCGCTGGCCGCTGCGGCTCGACACCGGGCACCCGACGCTCTTCGGCCGCCCCAACGACCATGTGCCCGGCATCCTGCTCCTGGAGGCGGCCCGGCAGGCGGCGAACGCCACCGTGCCCGGCTTCCTCCCGGTCACCCTGCGCTCCGACTTCCTCCGGTACGTGGAGCTGGACCGACCCTGCTGGATCGAGGCGACGACCGCTCCGGGCGGGGTGCGGGTGCGGGCGGTGCAGGACGGTGAGCCCGTCTTCACCTGCACGCTCGGCGAGGCCGGCGGTCCCGGACTCCCGGATGCCTGA